A window of Lacibacter sediminis contains these coding sequences:
- the smc gene encoding chromosome segregation protein SMC produces MRLKSLEIKGFKSFADKTVVSFDEGVTGIIGPNGCGKSNIIDSIRWVIGEQKISHLRSENLESLVFNGSKTRSASGLAEVSLTFENTRNLLPTEFSTVTVTRKFYKSGESEYRLNDVQCRLKDIQNLFLDTGVSTDSYAIIELGMVDDIIKDKENSRRRMLEQAAGITIYKTRKKEAKNKLDATEQDLARIEDLLFEINNQLKTLENQAKKAEKYYEIKKDYREVSIELAKAALEGFNLTWKDLNEQHDAEVNKKVELEAKIATEEAAIEQEKVGFIEKEKELQIMQHAFNDMLQTLRSKENEKNLAQQRLHYLKEKETSLNDFLQKAGGQLKGIEESIEFTQLQITEEDAKLNDLGSQLDSLRSAVESTRKVFDEKRSGIDEIRKENQAIQRSQFEAEKNVAVGETSVQNLQRTIFQLKEEQTNRKQQLHQLEEEKQQKEYELNNCREELQQLQEQHAFTKDQILQTQEALEGLRNQLADENRKLDSKKNEHDLLKSLVDSMEGYPDSVKFLHNNPEWNVESPLLSDVIYCKEEYRTAVENLLEQYLNYYVVGNMSDALKAVHLLHANQKGKANFFMLDQFNGQAVLNDVPAGTIPALSVVEVETKYQSLINYLLGQVVIAEDENNLPTDFDGVVLEKSGKFFKGKYALSGGSVGLFEGKKLGRAKNLERLHEEILAQETVVLDLKHAIQMRHNEVIGFNEQLKENAIKQTEATINQLVNQVYGIDNRMENLRGMEANAVKRLEDLEIQQEEVLENQQVYRDELEKYNSQLDELSSKLEAIEQEFTVAEQQYNEANQSYNDYNLNVTRQQSRVTALKQEFEFKQNQFQDLQLQITTNSAALEEAANQINESEVMLLEAQDGLVTLLQNKETEERKLNEADQYYYNLRNVLGEKESELRHKQKEKEQVDHLLNEIKDKLTELKLQLSGTKERLLVEFKVNLEEVIEEERTGEEPLEELQAKVDRMKKRLENLGEVNPTAIEAFEEMRKRYEFILEQKNDLVTAKESLLQTIQEVEATANQRFLETFNQVRENFQKVFKALFTEEDTADMVLENPENLADTGIDIIAKPKGKRPSSISQLSGGEKTLTATAMLFAIYLIKPAPFCILDEVDAPLDDANVGKFTNMIRQFSNNSQFIIVTHNKQTMGAVDVIYGVTMQEAGVSKLVPVDFRNLN; encoded by the coding sequence GTGCGTTTAAAGAGCTTAGAAATCAAGGGTTTTAAAAGTTTTGCCGATAAAACTGTGGTTAGTTTTGATGAGGGTGTAACCGGCATCATTGGCCCCAATGGCTGCGGCAAGAGTAATATTATTGATAGTATCCGCTGGGTAATTGGCGAGCAAAAGATCAGTCATCTCCGTAGTGAAAACCTCGAGAGCCTGGTGTTCAATGGTTCCAAAACAAGAAGCGCTTCGGGTTTAGCCGAGGTGAGTCTTACGTTTGAGAACACCCGTAACCTGTTACCCACCGAATTCAGTACCGTAACCGTTACCCGTAAATTTTATAAAAGTGGTGAGAGTGAATACCGCCTCAACGATGTGCAATGTCGTTTGAAGGATATTCAAAACCTGTTCCTCGATACCGGAGTTAGTACCGATAGCTATGCCATCATTGAATTAGGCATGGTGGATGATATCATCAAGGATAAAGAAAACAGCCGTCGCCGTATGCTGGAGCAGGCTGCCGGTATTACCATCTACAAAACAAGAAAGAAAGAAGCGAAGAATAAACTGGATGCAACCGAACAGGATCTGGCACGTATTGAAGATCTGTTGTTCGAGATCAACAACCAGTTAAAAACATTAGAGAACCAGGCCAAGAAAGCGGAAAAGTATTACGAGATCAAAAAAGATTATCGTGAAGTGAGTATTGAATTGGCGAAAGCGGCATTGGAAGGATTCAATCTTACATGGAAAGATTTAAATGAACAGCACGATGCTGAAGTAAATAAAAAAGTGGAACTGGAAGCAAAGATCGCAACTGAAGAAGCGGCGATTGAGCAGGAGAAAGTTGGGTTCATTGAAAAAGAAAAAGAATTGCAAATAATGCAGCATGCGTTTAACGATATGCTACAGACTTTGCGTTCGAAAGAAAACGAAAAGAATCTTGCGCAGCAGCGTTTGCACTACCTGAAAGAAAAAGAAACAAGTCTCAACGACTTTTTGCAAAAAGCAGGTGGGCAGTTAAAAGGAATTGAAGAAAGCATTGAGTTTACGCAATTGCAAATAACAGAAGAAGATGCGAAGCTGAATGATCTCGGTTCACAATTGGATAGTTTACGCAGTGCCGTTGAAAGTACCCGTAAAGTGTTTGATGAAAAGCGTAGTGGTATCGATGAGATACGCAAAGAAAACCAAGCGATTCAACGCAGCCAGTTTGAAGCAGAGAAGAATGTGGCTGTTGGTGAAACATCAGTTCAAAACTTGCAGCGTACCATCTTCCAGTTAAAAGAAGAGCAAACGAACCGCAAGCAGCAATTACATCAACTCGAAGAAGAAAAGCAGCAAAAAGAATATGAGCTGAATAACTGTCGTGAAGAATTGCAACAGTTACAGGAGCAACATGCATTTACCAAAGATCAGATCCTGCAAACACAGGAAGCACTTGAAGGGTTGCGTAATCAACTGGCTGATGAAAACAGAAAACTCGATTCAAAAAAGAATGAGCATGATCTGTTGAAGAGTTTGGTTGATTCAATGGAAGGATATCCAGACAGTGTGAAGTTTTTACACAACAATCCTGAGTGGAATGTTGAATCGCCGTTGTTGAGTGATGTGATCTATTGTAAAGAAGAATACAGAACAGCCGTAGAAAATCTGCTGGAACAATACCTCAACTATTATGTAGTGGGGAATATGAGTGATGCATTGAAAGCCGTTCACTTATTACATGCCAACCAAAAAGGAAAGGCCAACTTCTTTATGCTTGATCAGTTCAATGGTCAGGCGGTATTGAATGATGTTCCTGCAGGAACAATCCCTGCATTGAGTGTTGTTGAAGTGGAAACAAAATATCAATCGCTCATCAATTATCTGTTAGGTCAGGTAGTGATTGCAGAAGATGAAAATAACTTGCCAACTGATTTTGATGGTGTGGTTCTTGAGAAGAGCGGAAAGTTCTTCAAAGGTAAATATGCATTGAGCGGTGGTAGTGTTGGTTTGTTTGAAGGAAAGAAACTCGGACGTGCAAAAAACCTTGAACGTTTACATGAAGAGATTTTAGCACAGGAAACAGTGGTGTTGGATCTGAAGCATGCCATTCAAATGCGTCACAATGAAGTGATCGGGTTTAATGAGCAGTTGAAGGAAAATGCTATCAAACAAACGGAAGCAACCATCAATCAATTGGTGAACCAGGTATATGGTATTGACAACCGCATGGAAAATCTGCGTGGCATGGAGGCCAATGCAGTGAAGCGTTTGGAAGACCTGGAAATTCAACAGGAAGAAGTGTTGGAAAATCAACAGGTGTACCGTGATGAACTGGAGAAATACAATTCACAGTTGGATGAACTCTCAAGCAAATTAGAAGCCATTGAACAGGAGTTTACAGTTGCAGAGCAACAATACAACGAAGCCAATCAGTCGTACAACGATTATAATTTGAATGTTACCCGTCAGCAAAGTCGAGTAACAGCGTTGAAACAGGAATTTGAATTCAAACAGAATCAATTCCAGGATTTGCAATTGCAGATCACAACCAATTCAGCAGCGTTGGAAGAAGCGGCTAACCAGATCAACGAAAGCGAAGTGATGTTGCTGGAAGCACAGGATGGCTTGGTAACCTTGTTACAGAACAAAGAAACGGAAGAGCGCAAACTCAACGAAGCAGATCAGTACTATTACAATCTGCGGAATGTGTTGGGTGAAAAAGAAAGCGAACTGCGTCACAAACAAAAAGAGAAAGAGCAGGTTGATCATTTGCTCAATGAAATAAAAGATAAACTCACTGAACTGAAGTTACAGTTAAGCGGAACCAAAGAACGTTTGCTGGTTGAGTTCAAAGTAAATCTTGAAGAAGTAATTGAAGAAGAACGCACAGGCGAAGAACCATTGGAAGAATTGCAAGCCAAGGTTGATCGTATGAAAAAGCGTTTGGAAAATCTGGGTGAAGTAAACCCGACAGCGATCGAGGCGTTTGAAGAAATGCGCAAGCGTTACGAGTTTATTCTTGAACAGAAGAATGATCTTGTTACTGCAAAAGAATCGTTGTTGCAAACCATCCAGGAAGTGGAAGCAACGGCCAACCAACGTTTCCTCGAAACCTTTAACCAGGTACGGGAGAATTTCCAGAAAGTATTTAAGGCCTTGTTTACTGAAGAAGATACGGCTGATATGGTGTTGGAAAATCCGGAGAACCTTGCTGATACCGGTATTGATATCATCGCTAAACCAAAAGGTAAACGCCCAAGCAGTATCTCACAGTTGAGTGGTGGCGAGAAAACATTAACAGCAACAGCGATGTTGTTTGCGATCTATCTTATTAAGCCTGCTCCGTTCTGTATCTTGGATGAGGTGGATGCACCGTTGGATGATGCCAACGTAGGTAAGTTCACCAACATGATCCGCCAGTTCAGTAACAACTCACAGTTCATCATTGTAACGCACAACAAACAAACAATGGGAGCGGTGGATGTGATCTACGGTGTAACCATGCAGGAAGCCGGTGTAAGTAAACTGGTGCCGGTGGATTTCAGGAATTTGAATTAA
- a CDS encoding patatin-like phospholipase family protein, which produces MSNRSISKVRILSIDGGGIRGIIPGTIVEYLETRIRAVTGDKNAKIGEYFDMIAGTSTGGILTSIYLMPDDKDPGRAKFSATDAVQLYMQHGNKIFNKNFWQQFKNFSFWNESFPADNLEHLLQDYLGDTTLSQMIKPCVITAYNFYERRAAFFNSANSRRIGGEVRDFKIRNVARATSAAPTYFEPAMIYSLSDAPQYLIDGGVFVNNPALCAYSEARGLNFNEDRVLYGKYQLPKPDKPAAKDMLLISIGTGSSKKKYEFEQLRNAGLIKWLPVLIDIMMSGNSETVHYHLIRMWDTLDDADKKDYYRIEPDLKTASPEMDNVSKKNLKLLKEAGESYVFEHTEQLNEIVDKLLLYN; this is translated from the coding sequence ATGAGCAACCGCAGTATTTCTAAAGTAAGAATCCTCAGCATTGACGGAGGTGGTATCAGGGGTATTATTCCCGGCACTATCGTTGAATATCTTGAAACACGCATACGAGCTGTTACCGGTGACAAGAATGCAAAGATCGGCGAGTACTTTGATATGATCGCCGGCACAAGCACTGGTGGTATTCTTACCAGTATTTACCTGATGCCTGATGACAAAGATCCGGGCAGAGCAAAATTTTCTGCTACCGATGCTGTGCAACTTTACATGCAGCATGGAAATAAGATCTTCAATAAAAATTTCTGGCAGCAGTTTAAAAATTTCAGTTTCTGGAACGAAAGTTTTCCTGCAGACAATCTTGAACATTTGTTGCAGGATTATCTTGGAGATACGACGTTGAGCCAGATGATCAAGCCATGTGTGATCACAGCTTATAATTTTTATGAACGAAGGGCGGCTTTTTTTAACAGTGCCAACTCAAGACGCATTGGTGGTGAAGTACGTGATTTTAAAATTCGAAATGTGGCAAGAGCAACAAGTGCCGCTCCTACTTATTTCGAACCGGCCATGATCTACAGCTTAAGTGATGCGCCGCAATATTTAATTGATGGCGGAGTGTTTGTAAATAATCCTGCATTGTGTGCGTATAGCGAAGCAAGAGGTTTGAACTTTAATGAAGATCGTGTATTGTATGGGAAATATCAATTACCAAAGCCTGACAAACCTGCTGCGAAAGATATGTTGCTCATCAGCATTGGTACGGGCAGCAGTAAAAAGAAATATGAATTTGAACAATTGCGCAATGCAGGTTTAATTAAATGGTTGCCGGTACTGATCGACATCATGATGAGCGGCAACAGTGAAACGGTGCATTACCATCTCATTCGCATGTGGGATACACTTGATGATGCTGATAAAAAAGATTATTACCGCATTGAACCCGATTTAAAAACAGCATCTCCTGAAATGGATAATGTGTCGAAGAAAAATTTGAAGCTGTTGAAAGAAGCCGGAGAAAGCTATGTATTTGAACACACAGAACAATTGAATGAAATTGTTGACAAGCTGTTGTTGTATAATTAA
- the coaD gene encoding pantetheine-phosphate adenylyltransferase: MQRICLFPGTFDPITVGHLDIIYRSLDLFDKVYIGIGRNAAKVPMFSEDQRISWINEIFKGEPRVKAVFYEGLTVDCCKKVKAKFILRGIRYVNDFEYEKAIADMNRSLDHDIETIFLTCLPQYTSVASTLVRDVIRNGGDASPFLPDVVNTTVSNQK, from the coding sequence ATGCAACGTATCTGCTTGTTCCCGGGAACATTTGATCCTATCACTGTCGGTCACCTCGATATTATTTACCGTTCACTTGATCTGTTTGATAAAGTATATATCGGTATTGGCCGTAATGCAGCCAAAGTACCCATGTTCAGTGAAGATCAACGGATCAGCTGGATCAATGAAATTTTCAAAGGTGAGCCAAGAGTAAAAGCAGTTTTTTATGAAGGTCTTACAGTTGATTGCTGCAAAAAAGTAAAAGCAAAGTTTATCCTCCGTGGTATCCGTTACGTAAACGATTTTGAATATGAGAAAGCGATCGCTGATATGAACCGCAGTCTTGATCATGATATTGAAACGATCTTTCTTACCTGTCTGCCACAATACACATCTGTTGCATCTACACTTGTTCGTGATGTAATTCGTAATGGCGGAGATGCGTCACCCTTTTTACCCGATGTTGTGAACACAACGGTATCTAATCAAAAATAG
- a CDS encoding hotdog fold thioesterase, whose translation MMDAIWFNKELSIAELTALCDQTIAEVLDLKFIETGSNYIKATMPVDHRTHQPYGLLHGGASCVLAETLGSIASAHVIDPEKFICVGIEINANHIRSVRSGLVTGITTPIHIGASTHVWDIKIYDEREKLVCVSRLTVAILKKP comes from the coding sequence ATGATGGATGCGATCTGGTTTAATAAAGAATTGTCAATTGCAGAGCTGACAGCATTGTGTGATCAAACAATTGCCGAAGTACTCGACTTGAAATTTATAGAAACAGGTAGCAATTACATCAAAGCAACAATGCCTGTTGATCATCGTACACATCAACCTTATGGTTTGTTACATGGCGGAGCAAGTTGTGTGTTGGCTGAAACGTTAGGAAGTATTGCAAGCGCCCATGTAATTGATCCGGAAAAATTTATTTGTGTTGGCATTGAGATCAACGCCAATCATATCCGTTCTGTACGCAGCGGATTGGTAACAGGCATCACCACGCCCATTCACATTGGTGCCAGTACACATGTGTGGGATATTAAAATTTATGACGAACGTGAAAAACTCGTTTGTGTCAGCAGGTTAACCGTTGCTATTCTCAAGAAACCATAA
- a CDS encoding calcium-translocating P-type ATPase, PMCA-type yields MNWHHLPADEVIELTGSSTNGLDSDSAALKLAEYGPNELQEKKKKPAWVLFLQQFKDFMILVLMAAAIIAGIAGDLTDTIIIMVIVILNAVVGFIQEYRAEKAMEALKKIAALQAQVLRNGKPLALPSAELVPGDLVLLEAGNVVPADLRFIETFSLKIDESALTGESVPAEKTEKKMDEIDLSIGDRLNMGFKSTLVTNGRAKGIVIATGMQTEIGLIARMLQQDEAATPLQKRMADFGRKLSYIILFICLLLFVIGLLRGEKPLNMLLISISLAVAAIPEALPALITIALARGAKRLVKKNALIRKLPAVETLGSVTYICSDKTGTLTQNKMKVVQVNADENNQFVMEEMPLLNVSMALNHDVKESDNKTLLGDPTELALVEYFNEQHPDKSFAAMQSVLPRIAELPFDSDRKCMTTVHKYKEQFLVISKGAVESVTAALKEGHDKTSILKQADEWASNGIRVIAFGYKCVDALPEPFSYESVETELIFAGLAGMIDPPREEAKLAIEECKAAGIRVVMITGDHPATASAIAKQIGILTKNDLVMTGKELKAISPEDFDEQVEKIRVYARVSPEQKLHIVKALQQKNHFVSMTGDGVNDAPSLKSSNIGVAMGINGTDVSKEAAHMILLDDNFATIVKAVKEGRRIYDNIRKFVKYIMTCNGAEIWTLFLAPLIGLPIPLLPIHILWINLVTDGLPGLALAGEKEERDIMSRPPRSTKESLFADGIGYHIVWVGLLMAGVTLGIQAWSINHSGAHWQTMVFTVLSLTQLGHVLAIRSDRQYLFSQGIFSNLELLGAVLLTFILQLGVIYLPFANEIFKTQPLTLQELIICIAASAIVFHAVEFEKFIKQKLNNRKKNKVGA; encoded by the coding sequence ATGAACTGGCATCATCTTCCGGCCGACGAAGTGATCGAACTTACAGGCTCATCAACCAATGGACTTGACTCAGATAGTGCGGCATTGAAACTGGCCGAGTATGGCCCTAATGAGTTACAGGAGAAGAAAAAGAAACCAGCCTGGGTGTTGTTTCTGCAGCAGTTCAAAGATTTCATGATATTGGTGTTGATGGCAGCAGCCATCATTGCAGGTATTGCAGGGGATCTTACCGATACCATTATCATTATGGTGATCGTAATTCTGAATGCTGTTGTTGGCTTCATCCAGGAATACCGTGCAGAGAAAGCAATGGAAGCATTGAAAAAAATTGCAGCGTTGCAGGCACAGGTGTTGCGCAATGGAAAACCACTTGCTCTTCCTTCTGCAGAATTAGTGCCGGGTGATCTCGTGTTACTTGAAGCAGGAAATGTAGTGCCTGCTGATCTGCGTTTTATTGAAACTTTCAGTTTAAAAATAGATGAATCGGCATTAACAGGTGAATCAGTACCTGCAGAAAAGACGGAAAAGAAAATGGATGAGATCGATCTCTCGATCGGCGATCGGTTGAATATGGGTTTTAAAAGTACGTTGGTCACCAATGGTCGTGCAAAAGGTATTGTAATAGCTACAGGCATGCAGACGGAGATCGGGTTAATTGCACGCATGTTACAGCAAGATGAAGCAGCAACACCTCTGCAAAAACGTATGGCCGATTTTGGTCGTAAGCTTTCTTACATCATCTTGTTTATATGTCTTCTTTTATTTGTGATCGGTTTGTTGCGTGGTGAAAAGCCATTAAACATGTTGCTTATTTCTATTTCATTAGCTGTTGCCGCAATCCCTGAAGCATTACCGGCGCTCATCACCATTGCATTAGCAAGAGGAGCAAAACGATTGGTAAAGAAGAATGCACTGATAAGAAAATTACCGGCAGTTGAAACGCTTGGCTCCGTTACTTACATCTGCTCCGATAAAACAGGAACACTTACGCAAAACAAAATGAAAGTGGTGCAGGTAAATGCTGATGAGAATAATCAGTTTGTGATGGAAGAAATGCCTTTGTTGAATGTTTCTATGGCATTGAATCATGATGTAAAAGAATCTGACAACAAAACATTACTGGGCGATCCCACAGAACTTGCATTGGTTGAATATTTTAATGAACAACATCCTGATAAATCATTTGCTGCCATGCAAAGCGTATTGCCACGTATTGCAGAACTGCCATTTGATTCAGACAGGAAGTGCATGACAACGGTGCATAAGTATAAAGAACAATTCCTCGTTATATCAAAAGGAGCTGTTGAATCTGTTACTGCTGCATTGAAGGAAGGACATGATAAAACTTCTATTTTAAAACAGGCTGATGAGTGGGCATCGAATGGCATACGGGTTATTGCATTTGGTTACAAATGCGTTGATGCATTACCGGAACCATTCAGTTACGAATCGGTAGAAACAGAATTGATATTTGCCGGATTAGCAGGTATGATCGATCCGCCAAGAGAAGAAGCGAAACTGGCAATTGAAGAGTGTAAAGCTGCAGGTATTCGTGTGGTGATGATCACCGGTGATCATCCTGCAACAGCATCGGCTATTGCAAAACAGATCGGCATCTTAACAAAGAATGATCTTGTGATGACAGGGAAAGAATTGAAAGCAATTTCTCCTGAAGATTTTGATGAACAGGTAGAAAAGATAAGAGTGTATGCACGTGTATCGCCTGAGCAAAAATTACATATCGTAAAAGCATTGCAGCAAAAGAATCATTTTGTTTCGATGACGGGTGATGGTGTAAATGATGCGCCTTCGCTGAAGTCATCAAACATTGGTGTGGCCATGGGTATCAATGGTACTGATGTAAGTAAAGAAGCCGCACACATGATCTTGCTCGACGATAATTTTGCGACGATTGTAAAAGCGGTAAAAGAGGGCAGAAGGATCTATGATAACATCCGCAAGTTTGTAAAGTATATCATGACCTGTAATGGTGCAGAGATCTGGACATTGTTTCTTGCTCCGTTAATAGGATTGCCTATTCCTTTATTGCCTATTCATATTCTCTGGATCAACTTAGTAACGGATGGTTTGCCGGGTCTTGCATTGGCAGGTGAAAAAGAAGAGCGTGATATTATGAGTCGTCCGCCACGCAGTACAAAAGAAAGTTTATTTGCAGATGGTATCGGTTATCATATTGTATGGGTAGGATTGCTGATGGCAGGCGTTACGTTGGGTATACAGGCATGGAGTATTAATCACAGTGGTGCACATTGGCAAACGATGGTGTTTACGGTGTTGTCATTAACACAATTAGGACATGTGTTGGCGATAAGAAGTGACCGGCAATATTTATTCAGCCAGGGTATTTTCAGTAACCTGGAATTACTTGGTGCAGTGTTGCTTACTTTCATTTTACAACTGGGTGTGATCTATTTGCCTTTTGCAAATGAAATTTTCAAAACACAACCGTTAACATTGCAGGAATTGATCATTTGCATAGCAGCATCGGCCATTGTATTTCATGCTGTAGAATTTGAAAAATTCATCAAGCAGAAATTAAACAACAGAAAAAAGAATAAGGTAGGGGCATAA
- a CDS encoding isoamylase early set domain-containing protein gives MVQKTYFKTKDYCKVKFSFKVENAETIEILGLNSDWQNAVIMSKKKDGTFSAEVNLPKETKHEFKYLVNATEWVNEPEADEQQPNAFGGSNSVIVL, from the coding sequence ATGGTACAAAAAACTTACTTCAAGACAAAGGATTACTGCAAAGTGAAATTCTCTTTTAAAGTTGAAAATGCTGAAACCATCGAAATTCTTGGCTTGAACAGCGATTGGCAAAATGCTGTGATCATGAGCAAAAAGAAAGACGGAACTTTTAGTGCCGAGGTTAATCTTCCGAAAGAAACCAAGCACGAATTCAAATACTTAGTAAACGCTACAGAATGGGTGAATGAACCCGAAGCCGATGAACAACAACCGAACGCCTTTGGCGGCAGCAACAGCGTGATTGTGCTGTAA
- a CDS encoding YdeI/OmpD-associated family protein, with protein MPAENNVHYFIDCDFLFKFVSMIQFTAVIQKYKTMGEKTGWTFIAIPDSIPEQLKPGHKKEFKVKGKLDDYAFKQMPLYPVGGGKFIMALNADVRKAIAKRQGATVNVKIAADNSAFQFNTDLMECLTDEPAALQHFNSLTGSHQRYFSKWIDSAKTEPTKAKRIAMAVTALARKMGYPEMIREETAKNKLLR; from the coding sequence ATGCCAGCAGAAAATAATGTGCATTACTTCATTGATTGTGATTTTCTGTTTAAGTTCGTTTCCATGATTCAGTTCACAGCTGTTATACAGAAATATAAAACGATGGGTGAAAAAACCGGCTGGACCTTTATTGCAATTCCTGACAGTATTCCGGAACAATTAAAACCGGGACATAAGAAAGAATTTAAAGTAAAAGGCAAACTGGATGATTATGCATTTAAGCAAATGCCGCTATACCCTGTTGGCGGCGGCAAGTTTATTATGGCGTTGAATGCCGATGTACGCAAAGCAATTGCCAAACGACAAGGTGCAACGGTGAATGTAAAAATTGCAGCCGATAACAGTGCTTTTCAATTCAATACTGATCTTATGGAATGCCTGACTGATGAACCTGCCGCCTTGCAACACTTCAACAGCCTCACCGGATCGCACCAGCGTTATTTCAGCAAATGGATCGATAGTGCTAAAACAGAACCTACAAAAGCCAAACGTATTGCCATGGCTGTAACTGCATTAGCCAGGAAAATGGGCTATCCCGAAATGATCAGGGAAGAAACAGCCAAAAACAAACTACTACGTTGA
- a CDS encoding fasciclin domain-containing protein, translating to MKKIFFTFTSTAFLMIASIVTVKAQVDPVTPVTPPTPPAATSDIVGVATGSVEHTTLVEAINTANVLKVFQLNGPFTVFAPTNAAFDKIPEADRKKLMKNKAELAKTLKYHMVGGTWNSTTLMNAIKHGNGFVELPTLSGGKLKATVEDGKVKLTDEMGNAMFVTNADIMATNGIVHVVDGVAHPMQPVTAAKQ from the coding sequence ATGAAAAAGATTTTTTTCACATTTACCTCAACAGCATTTTTAATGATCGCTTCTATTGTAACTGTTAAAGCGCAGGTTGATCCTGTTACACCTGTTACTCCGCCAACACCACCAGCTGCTACATCTGACATCGTTGGTGTTGCTACAGGATCTGTAGAGCATACAACTCTGGTTGAAGCTATTAACACAGCCAACGTACTGAAAGTATTTCAACTCAATGGTCCTTTCACCGTGTTTGCTCCAACAAACGCAGCGTTTGATAAAATCCCTGAAGCGGATCGTAAGAAACTCATGAAGAATAAAGCAGAGCTTGCGAAAACATTAAAGTATCATATGGTAGGTGGCACCTGGAATTCAACAACACTGATGAATGCAATTAAACATGGTAACGGATTTGTTGAACTTCCTACATTAAGCGGTGGTAAATTAAAAGCAACTGTAGAAGATGGTAAAGTGAAGTTAACTGATGAAATGGGCAACGCTATGTTTGTAACCAATGCCGATATTATGGCTACAAACGGTATTGTTCATGTAGTTGACGGTGTAGCGCATCCAATGCAACCCGTAACAGCGGCGAAACAGTAA
- the hutI gene encoding imidazolonepropionase, giving the protein MTLLVTNIKQLVGVHEENVLLRGKELAVLPVIEDAYLLISDGLIAAYGEMKNLGAWADSIEHRMDASGQLVLPTWCDSHTHLVFAASREEEFVDKLKGMSYEAIAAKGGGILNSANKLSKLSELELLRLAWGRLEELITLGTGAVEIKSGYGLSVEAELKMLRVIQQLKETSPIPVKATFLGAHTYPLEYRDNHQGYIDLIINEMLPVIADEGLADFVDVFCENGFFSVDEMEQICKASMQYGLQPKLHINQLNSIGGLQKAIELNAVSVDHLETMTDADVQSLAHSNTIGTLLPTAAFFLRMPFQPARQMIDAGAAVALASDYNPGSSPSGNMNLVVAMSCIGMKMLPEEAINAATINGAFAMDLQHEVGSITVGKKANLIFTRSIPSLAYLPYAFGSNLIDKVMIGGEFFA; this is encoded by the coding sequence ATGACTCTGCTAGTTACAAATATTAAACAGTTGGTGGGTGTGCATGAAGAAAATGTGTTGTTGCGTGGAAAAGAGCTGGCTGTGTTACCCGTTATTGAAGATGCTTACCTGCTCATCAGTGATGGGTTGATTGCTGCTTATGGCGAAATGAAAAATCTTGGTGCATGGGCCGATAGTATAGAACACCGCATGGATGCAAGCGGACAACTGGTACTGCCAACCTGGTGCGACAGTCATACACATTTGGTGTTTGCAGCAAGCAGGGAAGAAGAATTTGTTGACAAGCTGAAAGGAATGAGTTACGAAGCTATTGCCGCAAAAGGTGGTGGTATCTTAAACTCTGCAAATAAACTGTCGAAACTTTCTGAACTTGAATTGCTGCGGCTAGCATGGGGAAGGTTGGAAGAATTGATCACGCTGGGCACTGGTGCCGTTGAAATAAAAAGCGGTTATGGCTTATCGGTAGAAGCAGAGTTAAAAATGTTGCGGGTTATTCAACAGTTGAAAGAAACATCTCCTATTCCTGTAAAAGCAACGTTTCTTGGCGCTCATACTTATCCGCTAGAATACCGAGATAACCATCAGGGCTATATTGATCTTATTATTAACGAAATGTTACCGGTGATTGCAGACGAAGGTCTTGCTGATTTTGTAGATGTGTTTTGTGAAAATGGTTTTTTCTCAGTTGATGAAATGGAACAGATCTGCAAAGCTTCTATGCAATATGGATTGCAACCCAAACTGCATATCAATCAACTCAACAGTATTGGTGGTTTACAAAAAGCAATTGAGCTCAATGCTGTTTCTGTTGATCATTTGGAAACCATGACTGATGCTGATGTGCAAAGTCTTGCCCATTCAAATACCATTGGCACCTTGTTGCCAACTGCTGCTTTTTTCCTCCGCATGCCCTTTCAACCTGCCAGGCAAATGATCGATGCAGGTGCGGCTGTTGCACTGGCCAGTGATTATAATCCGGGTTCATCGCCCAGTGGCAACATGAACCTGGTGGTGGCAATGAGTTGTATTGGTATGAAGATGTTGCCGGAAGAAGCGATTAATGCAGCCACGATCAACGGTGCGTTTGCCATGGATCTGCAGCATGAAGTGGGCAGCATTACCGTTGGCAAAAAAGCCAACCTCATCTTTACCCGTTCCATTCCTTCACTTGCTTATTTGCCTTATGCTTTTGGCAGTAATCTTATTGACAAAGTGATGATCGGGGGAGAATTTTTCGCCTGA